One region of Polynucleobacter sp. MWH-Aus1W21 genomic DNA includes:
- a CDS encoding ferritin-like domain-containing protein, producing the protein MLELRATSLAILASADAQTKVSQLLELFDGYQQQRVTLNTSRKIDSQDLILPGRPAKPELVLPKLVPKRRMDTPEGRAGLLHSLAHIEFNAMNLALDAIWRFPDMPKEYYEDWLKVAKEEAYHFSLVNEHLHTLGFAYGEFPAHNSLWEMVERTTDSVIARMALVPRTMEARGLDAVPSIRDRFKQIKEARAVEILEIILNDEIGHVLIGNRWFNFLCDKDNLSPIAAYRELAGKYRAPVLKGPFNIEARKQAGFTSEELSLLGA; encoded by the coding sequence ATGCTTGAGTTACGCGCAACATCACTCGCAATCCTAGCAAGCGCTGATGCGCAGACTAAAGTCAGTCAGTTGCTTGAGTTGTTTGATGGATATCAACAGCAACGCGTGACTCTTAACACTTCTCGCAAGATTGATTCTCAAGATCTCATTCTTCCTGGGCGCCCAGCAAAGCCAGAGCTAGTGCTTCCTAAGCTGGTTCCCAAGAGAAGAATGGATACGCCTGAAGGTAGGGCGGGCTTATTGCACTCCTTAGCTCATATTGAATTTAATGCCATGAATTTGGCTTTGGATGCGATCTGGCGTTTTCCAGATATGCCCAAGGAATACTATGAAGACTGGCTAAAAGTCGCCAAAGAAGAGGCGTATCACTTCAGTTTGGTTAATGAGCATCTGCATACGCTTGGCTTTGCATACGGTGAGTTTCCAGCTCACAATAGTTTGTGGGAGATGGTGGAGAGAACAACGGATTCAGTCATCGCCAGAATGGCGCTTGTTCCCAGAACGATGGAGGCAAGAGGACTAGATGCAGTGCCTTCAATTCGAGATCGCTTTAAGCAGATCAAAGAGGCACGCGCTGTTGAGATTCTAGAGATAATTCTCAATGATGAAATTGGCCACGTGCTGATTGGTAATCGTTGGTTTAATTTCTTATGCGACAAAGATAATCTTTCTCCGATTGCCGCTTATCGAGAGTTGGCTGGTAAATATCGGGCACCTGTTCTTAAGGGGCCTTTCAATATCGAGGCTCGTAAACAGGCGGGCTTTACGTCTGAAGAGTTAAGTCTTCTTGGAGCATAG
- a CDS encoding radical SAM protein, whose protein sequence is MKVLSLIPPMTQLNTPYPSTAYLTGFLRSRGVDAVQEDLALALVLSFFTPEGLSEIHAQALLIPEANRSASINFFLDYFPVYQSTISPAIAFLQGRDSTLSHRINSRTFLPEGPRFASLDAFEDEEAGDSLAWAFGALGSQDRARHLATLYLNDLSDVLRDAIDDRFEFVRYAESLASSQPTFTPLADALNAEPTLMDLRLQSLAAEVIERHKPGLVLLSVPFPGAMYAALRIAQVIKKAFPQTRIALGGGYVNTELRELSDPRIFNYVDFITLDSGERPLLALLEHLAGKRSVERLVRTFIRNVNNQVQYLNWQELDIPFEEVGTATWDGLPLDSYLSLLDMLNPMHRLWSDGRWNKLTVAHGCYWKKCSFCDVSLDYISRYETASASLLVDRIEKIVAETGQTGFHFVDEAAPPKILKALAEELIRRQVVISWWGNIRFEKTFTSELAELLAQSGCIAMSGGLEVASDRLLNLMKKGVSVEQVAQVTKGFSDAGILVHAYLMYGFPTQTVQETVDALEYVRQLFENGCIQSGFFHRFICTVHSPVGLNPQEYGIELVPLPEITFAKNDVSFIDPSGVDHDLLGQGLRKALYNYMHGVGFEIKAQSWFDGLGIEIPKTTIRKNFIENSLYL, encoded by the coding sequence ATGAAGGTATTAAGCCTCATCCCTCCGATGACACAGCTTAATACCCCGTATCCCTCTACGGCTTACCTTACCGGATTTTTGCGATCGCGTGGTGTGGATGCTGTACAAGAGGATTTGGCTTTAGCTCTGGTACTCAGTTTTTTTACGCCAGAAGGTCTGTCTGAAATTCATGCCCAGGCGTTGCTTATTCCTGAGGCGAATCGCAGCGCTAGCATTAATTTTTTCCTAGATTACTTTCCCGTATATCAATCCACAATCTCGCCAGCAATTGCTTTCTTGCAGGGGCGCGATAGTACACTAAGTCATCGCATCAATAGCCGAACTTTTCTACCTGAGGGACCTCGTTTTGCATCTCTTGATGCATTTGAAGATGAAGAGGCTGGTGATTCATTGGCTTGGGCTTTTGGGGCATTAGGTTCCCAGGATCGAGCACGTCATTTGGCAACGCTCTATCTCAATGACCTATCTGATGTCCTGCGTGATGCCATTGACGACCGCTTCGAGTTCGTACGTTATGCGGAATCTCTAGCAAGTAGTCAGCCTACTTTCACGCCTTTAGCCGATGCGCTTAATGCTGAGCCGACGTTAATGGACCTGCGTTTGCAATCACTTGCCGCTGAGGTAATTGAGCGCCATAAGCCTGGCCTAGTCCTTTTGTCTGTACCTTTTCCTGGTGCGATGTATGCTGCCTTGCGGATAGCGCAAGTCATTAAAAAAGCTTTTCCACAAACCCGGATCGCATTGGGTGGTGGATATGTCAACACAGAGTTGCGCGAGCTATCTGATCCTCGCATATTTAATTATGTTGATTTCATTACATTGGATTCTGGAGAAAGGCCACTATTGGCTTTGCTAGAACATCTAGCTGGTAAACGTTCTGTTGAGCGATTGGTTCGCACGTTTATTCGTAATGTAAATAATCAAGTGCAATATCTCAATTGGCAGGAGCTTGATATACCATTCGAGGAAGTTGGTACCGCCACCTGGGATGGATTGCCGCTAGATTCTTATCTATCACTTCTAGACATGCTTAATCCCATGCATCGCCTATGGAGCGATGGTCGCTGGAATAAACTCACAGTTGCGCATGGGTGCTATTGGAAGAAATGCAGCTTTTGCGATGTGTCGCTTGATTACATTTCTCGCTACGAAACTGCATCAGCAAGTTTGCTAGTTGACCGGATTGAAAAAATTGTTGCCGAGACTGGGCAGACGGGCTTTCATTTTGTTGACGAAGCAGCGCCACCAAAAATACTAAAGGCTTTGGCTGAGGAGCTTATTCGTCGTCAAGTTGTAATTTCCTGGTGGGGCAATATTCGCTTTGAAAAAACTTTCACATCAGAATTGGCTGAACTTCTAGCTCAGAGTGGTTGTATTGCTATGTCTGGTGGTCTTGAGGTGGCCTCTGATCGCTTGCTGAATCTGATGAAAAAAGGTGTGTCGGTCGAGCAGGTGGCTCAAGTAACCAAAGGATTTTCGGATGCCGGTATCTTGGTGCACGCATATCTAATGTATGGTTTCCCAACTCAAACCGTGCAAGAAACTGTAGACGCATTAGAGTATGTGCGACAGCTATTTGAAAATGGCTGCATCCAAAGTGGCTTCTTTCACCGCTTTATCTGTACAGTCCATTCCCCGGTAGGGCTAAATCCACAAGAGTATGGAATTGAATTGGTGCCTTTACCGGAAATCACTTTTGCTAAGAATGATGTCTCCTTTATTGACCCTTCTGGGGTCGATCATGATCTATTAGGTCAGGGCCTGAGGAAGGCGTTATATAACTATATGCATGGGGTAGGCTTTGAAATCAAAGCGCAGTCTTGGTTTGATGGGTTAGGAATTGAAATACCAAAGACAACTATCCGTAAGAATTTCATAGAGAATTCACTATACCTATAG